From a region of the Leishmania major strain Friedlin complete genome, chromosome 32 genome:
- a CDS encoding putative exportin 1, which yields MDAILDFSKPVDVQRFEQVVTAMSSGSPAEIMEAQEVLTRFKANPEAFFRVDKLLTESRNTNTRFFALQVLDDTILHRWNTLSTDNQQAIRNFVVSLIVRECTSFSHIRQNRTLLTKMNMTLVSIAKREWPVRWPNFVQEISTSASPSEPMVENNLNLLRLVGEEVFEFGEKTLTSRWVERKKQALAQDFRFIMELCVMVIVNAEDTVLLRTALSTLEVYVPWMTPELIFNEQVLQSISRLVVSDGNVRSEAVRCLTEMCSAATSSGAAGDQQMRCILETFKTALGNIMSAFPTTHSSVMERVVTLYEQGSLVDKEYVVNLNLLLIAFLRHYYTSISYDDMLLVTCHEMLVGMSNINEKELFKACVEYWWWLGDLLLRAPASVVKRNLMSKLPRVLSDVRFVLIRRMAKPEEVIIVEEEGEIRRQHVTDVEELQLYNLMRQTLVFFTHLDPKDTRNIMTDLMKRQLDRSEWSWHNCNTLCWAVGSISMALSEQDESDLFVKIITDLLTLFKTMSGKDNRAVIASDVMFIVGQYPRYLRNHATFLSTVTRKVFQFMREKFPGVQDMAVDTFVKLSKQLDAKYAEVNGSTSLASEVAKTWSSITEMLSLQQVQTCFNAAGYMIAAGSTEQQRALLLETFLTDTNARFKASTASAAAAGTAFCQSEEAMVELLHYLRVFSNVADSCGDVFVYEMMMITQDLYGFYRMFSEAQVRAIADGGEAALHRPDMKYVRLAKREILRIFERFVSHATQLKFIAESCLPDMFSVVLLDYENAIAAAKEPGALALATACVRTLGRCIENNCEAILDHTFNTTVAIIAQDMESHPDFRVNLFKLLQALNAHCFEAFICYTSTHEDVLLGMLWAIKHTDYPTMSTGLETLDLFLENVSKSEYAEVFFKAYMQRILVDVMVASMDSLHASGFQHHVRILQKLFNVSSMVPPDTPTIGKDVIRAYLLDSLTVIPTLTTTSILSFVDTCYESFTDDERFRTQFADFLIEVKVWGAEQENKMQEEDERRLREETIPGFSNLSMEDPPANLFTSL from the coding sequence ATGGACGCCATTTTAGATTTCAGTAAGCCGGTCGATGTGCAGCGGTTTGAACAGGTCGTGACGGCCATGTCCTCCGGTAGTCCGGCGGAAATTatggaggcgcaggaggtgctgaCGCGTTTCAAGGCGAACCCAGAGGCGTTCTTCCGCGTCGACAAGCTGCTCACCGAGTCACGcaacacaaacacgcgcTTCTTTGCGCTGCAGGTATTGGATGATACGATTCTGCATCGCTGGaacaccctctccaccgaCAACCAGCAGGCGATTCGCAACTTCGTTGTGAGCCTGATCGTCCGTGAGTGCACGAGCTTCTCCCACATCCGCCAGAACCGCACCCTGCTGACAAAGATGAACATGACACTCGTGTCGATCGCGAAGCGCGAGTGGCCGGTGCGGTGGCCGAACTTTGTGCAGGAAATCTCGACAAGCGCGTCGCCATCGGAGCCGATGGTGGAGAACAACCTCAACCTACTTCGCCTTGTAGGAGAGGAGGTGTTCGAGTTCGGCGAAAAGACGCTGACGTCGCGGTGGGTGGAGCGTAAGAAGCAGGCTCTGGCGCAGGACTTCCGCTTCATCATGGAGCTATGCGTCATGGTAATCGTCAACGCAGAAGACACGGTGCTGCTCCGCACGGCCCTCTCCACGCTGGAGGTGTACGTGCCGTGGATGACACCGGAGCTCATATTCAAtgagcaggtgctgcagagcaTCTCGCGTCTGGTCGTCAGCGACGGCAACGTCCGtagcgaggcggtgcggtgcTTGACAGAGATGTGCTCTGCTGCCACGAGtagcggtgccgccggcgaTCAGCAGATGCGCTGCATTCTCGAAACATTCAAGACGGCGCTCGGGAACATCATGAGCGCGTTCCCCACGACCCACTCCTCCGTCATGGAGCGCGTCGTCACCTTGTACGAGCAGGGGTCGCTGGTTGACAAGGAGTACGTGGTAAATTTGAACCTGCTCCTCATTGCTTTCCTTAGACACTACTACACAAGCATATCGTACGACGACATGCTGCTCGTCACCTGTCATGAGATGCTCGTTGGCATGAGCAACATCAACGAGAAGGAGCTTTTTAAGGCGTGCGTGGAATACTGGTGGTGGTTGGGCGATCTCCTGCTGCGGGCACCCGCCAGCGTCGTGAAGCGGAATCTCATGTCGAAGCTGCCGCGGGTTCTCTCCGACGTTCGCTTTGTGCTTATCCGCCGCATGGCGAAGCCGGAGGAGGTGATCATCGTagaagaggaaggcgagaTTCGCCGTCAGCACGTCACCGacgtcgaggagctgcagctctACAATTTGATGCGGCAGACGCTGGTGTTCTTCACCCACCTGGACCCGAAGGACACGCGCAATATCATGACCGACTTGATGAAGCGGCAGCTGGACCGAAGCGAGTGGTCGTGGCACAACTGCAACACCCTTTGCTGGGCCGTCGGCTCCATTTCCATGGCCCTCTCCGAGCAGGACGAGAGTGACCTCTTTGTAAAGATCATCACCGACCTCCTCACGCTCTTCAAGACCATGAGCGGGAAAGACAACCGGGCCGTGATCGCGAGCGACGTCATGTTCATTGTTGGCCAGTACCCCCGCTACCTGCGCAATCACGCCACCTTCCTCTCCACCGTGACACGGAAGGTGTTTCAGTTCATGCGGGAAAAGTTTCCCGGCGTGCAAGACATGGCCGTGGACACCTTCGTGAAGCTTAGCAAGCAGCTCGACGCCAAGTACGCGGAGGTGAACGGTAGCACCAGCCTCGCGTCCGAGGTGGCGAAGACCTGGAGCTCTATTACGGAGATGCTCTCCttgcagcaggtgcagacATGCTTCAACGCCGCCGGCTACATGATCGCTGCGGGCTcgacggagcagcagcgcgcgctgctgctcgagacATTCCTGACGGACACGAACGCCAGGTTCAAGGCGTCCACGGCgtccgcggccgccgctgggaCCGCTTTTTGCCAAAGCGAGGAAGCgatggtggagctgctgcactaCCTGCGTGTGTTCAGCAACGTGGCGGACTCGTGCGGCGACGTGTTTGTGTACGAGATGATGATGATCACTCAAGACCTCTACGGCTTTTACCGCATGTTCTCCGAGGCGCAGGTGAGGGCcatcgccgacggcggcgaggcggcgctgcatcgccCTGACATGAAGTACGTGCGCCTTGCCAAGCGTGAGATTCTGCGCATTTTTGAGCGCTTCGTGAGCCACGCGACGCAGCTGAAGTTCATCGCAGAATCCTGCCTACCGGACATGTTCTCAGTCGTGCTCCTCGACTACGAGAACGCGATTGCGGCGGCAAAGGAGCCCGGGGCGCTGGCTCTGGCGaccgcgtgcgtgcgcactcTAGGTCGGTGTATTGAGAACAACTGCGAGGCGATCCTCGACCACACGTTCAACACCACCGTTGCCATCATTGCCCAGGACATGGAAAGTCACCCTGATTTTCGTGTTAACCTTTTtaagctgctgcaggcgctgaaCGCGCACTGCTTTGAGGCGTTTATCTGCTACACATCCACTCACGAGGATGTGTTGCTGGGCATGCTGTGGGCCATCAAGCACACGGACTACCCGACCATGTCCACCGGACTGGAAACGCTGGACTTGTTTCTCGAGAACGTGTCGAAGTCCGAGTACGCGGAGGTGTTCTTCAAGGCCTACATGCAGCGCATTCTGGTGGACGTGATGGTCGCGTCGATGGACTCCCTGCACGCCTCTGGCTTCCAGCACCATGTCCGGATTCTCCAGAAGCTTTTCAACGTGTCCTCCATGGTGCCGCCGGACACGCCAACGATTGGCAAAGACGTCATTCGCGCCTACCTGCTGGACAGTCTCACAGTTATCCCGACGCTGACGACGACTTCCATTCTCAGCTTTGTGGATACGTGCTACGAGTCCTTCACAGATGACGAGCGCTTTCGCACCCAGTTTGCCGACTTTCTGATCGAGGTGAAGGTCTGGGGTGCGGAACAGGAGAACAagatgcaggaggaggacgagcgTCGACTGCGCGAGGAGACTATTCCGGGCTTCTCAAACCTGTCCATGGAAGATCCGCCGGCAAACCTGTTCACCTCCCTCTGA
- a CDS encoding putative mitochondrial carrier protein, with protein MNKLNDDVEDTGWVPTSLNAIGRHAPVTIHTVSSQLASATSTCIFYPFDTLKTRFMSQDGTAVRRHNGRVYSSIRGSLALIYREEGLRTLFRGCPVAVAGAVVAWGVYMYLYRHLCNFTEYTSYVGRSGVSVLSSAISSCVTCPIFLIKSRMQLEEANRSSHYRSFWRGVRHTVQTTGARSLWRGLSPQLFLIFPNALSIPTYDTLKRFVLRYRWHHAEITELNLFEIAVCSTLTKVWILILSHPLVVMKVRMQDERATLGKYQYRSVAQSISNVLKTQGLQGMYRGFRTALAHSLPRSLLHYCIYEKTLSLLCRRSPSS; from the coding sequence ATGAATAAGTTAAACGATGACGTCGAGGACACAGGGTGGGTGCCGACGTCATTGAATGCGATTGGTCGGCATGCGCCGGTTACGATCCACACCGTTAGCTCGCAGCTGGCGTCTGCCACGAGCACCTGTATCTTCTACCCGTTCGACACGCTGAAGACCCGGTTCATGTCACAGGACGGCACGGCAGTGCGCCGGCACAATGGTCGCGTGTACTCGTCCATTCGAGGTTCACTGGCGCTCATCTATAGAGAGGAGGGCCTGCGCACGTTGTTCCGCGGGTGCCCGGTGGCCGttgccggcgccgttgtCGCGTGGGGTGTGTACATGTATCTGTACCGTCATCTGTGCAACTTTACGGAGTACACGTCGTACGTTGGGCGCTCGGGTGTCTCGGTCCTGTCCAgcgccatctcctcctgcgTCACCTGCCCCATTTTCCTCATCAAATCCCGCATGCagctcgaggaggcgaaTCGCAGCTCGCACTACCGCTCCTTTTGGAGGGGTGTCCGGCACACGGTGCAGACGACTGGTGCCCGCTCCCTCTGGCGTGGGCTGTCGCCGCAGCTCTTCTTGATCTTTCCCAACGCGCTGAGCATCCCCACCTACGACACACTAAAGCGGTTTGTTCTGCGGTACCGCTGGCATCACGCTGAGATCACAGAGCTGAACCTCTTCGAGATTGCCGTCTGCTCCACCCTGACGAAGGTGTGGATTCTAATCCTGTCGCACCCGCTCGTCGTGATGAAGGTGCGCATGCAAGATGAACGGGCCACGCTCGGCAAATACCAGTACCGCTCCGTCGCGCAGAGCATCTCGAACGTGCTCAAGACACAAGGGCTGCAAGGCATGTACCGCGGCTTCCGAACGGCCCTCGcccactccctcccccgctccctTCTTCACTACTGCATCTATGAGAAGAcactgtcgctgctgtgtcgGCGATCTCCGTCGTCGTAG
- a CDS encoding mitochondrial carrier protein-like protein, whose amino-acid sequence MAEKEFTAPKATALQHTVASQLGGATSTILLYPVDVVRIRFTSQDGTHTREHNGQTYRSIVKAFQLIYREEGGLPAFFRGCHVSVCGTACAWGVYMYLYRRQWTWYEAWQAKRREAHRSGSGGSRFSEPGSPAACYAATWQNLLERFGFSIVASCTSAVVCNPIWLLKTRMQLEEASARTADVPRNFRTFRGGLLNTVQTTGVRSLWRGVSAQMVLAVPNAFNLPLYDTIKAAVIGVRRGEVSVLDVCVCSTVTKVVLALVCQPVLVVKTRLQDHRARTGELQYRSFLQSIRAMWNQGGLAAFYRGTVPSMCQTVPRSVFMFVFYEHFLKAAQHISP is encoded by the coding sequence ATGGCGGAGAAAGAGTTCACGGCGCCCAAGGCCACCGCCCTGCAGCACACGGTGGCATCGCAGCTGGGCGGTGCCACGAGCACGATTCTGCTCTATCCGGTAGATGTGGTAAGGATTCGGTTCACCTCGCAAGATGGCACCCACACGCGTGAACACAACGGACAAACGTATCGCAGTATCGTAAAGGCGTTCCAGCTCATCTACCGCGAGGAGGGCGGCCTGCCTGCCTTTTTTCGCGGCTGCcacgtgtctgtgtgtggcACGGCTTGCGCATGGGGCGTCTACATGTACCTTTATCGACGCCAGTGGACCTGGTACGAAGCGTGGCAGGCGAAGCGCCGTGAAGCTCACCGCAGTGGAAGCGGTGGGTCGAGGTTCTCGGAGCCGGGGTCGCCCGCCGCATGCTATGCGGCGACGTGGCAGAACCTTCTTGAGCGCTTCGGTTTTTCCATAGtcgccagctgcacctcggcggtggtgtgcaaTCCCATTTGGCTCCTCAAAACACGCATGCAGCTGGAGGAAGCTTCCGCGCGGACAGCAGACGTGCCGCGCAACTTCCGCACGTTCCGCGGGGGGCTGTTGAACACAGTGCAGACTACCGGGGTTCGTtcgctgtggcgcggcgtgtCGGCTCAGATGGTGCTTGCCGTTCCGAACGCCTTCAACCTTCCTTTGTACGACACAATCAAGGCCGCCGTCATAGGTGTCAGGAGGGGCGAGGTGTCCGTGCTCGACGTGTGCGTTTGCTCCACCGTGACAAAGGTTGTCCTGGCACTCGTTTGTCAACCGGTGCTGGTCGTCAAGACGCGCTTGCAGGAccaccgcgcgcgcacagggGAGCTTCAATACCGGTCTTTTCTGCAGTCCATCCGGGCGATGTGGAATCAGGGTGGACTGGCCGCCTTCTACCGCGGCACCGTGCCGTCAATGTGCCAGACAGTCCCTCGCTCTGTCTTCATGTTCGTTTTCTACGAGCACTTTctgaaggcggcgcagcacatcTCACCCTGA
- a CDS encoding long chain polyunsaturated fatty acid elongation enzyme-like protein — MVSLEQAEQIAAAIEVPDWVLTKSAALVYSCFGSAANAFESSIKINFPAQHAFVEAWMRARSHPFAERLPYLNPWHVIASILAYLSLIVTLRLLHRVLGKFSCRTLGLVHNLGLHLLSLYMSLGLMISARAAGYSLWNNAVGTSPAEWRIAKLIWLFYVSKVVEWVDTVIMLLKQNYHQVTFLHVYHHTTVFVLWWLALLVAPGGESYYSAMVNSGVHVFMYGYYFLTLLFPSGIVRDVLSKFKFAITKGQMWQFVFNCLQSAYDLVWVPREELKYSAELLQILFWYMISLLALFGNFLVKNKKFSHRRCVDAATASGAKEDTAARSHGDRTHRTRVKAGMTNMQLERLKNEKSTEMKLLMRKNGNGNGQKASLQAMAGSR; from the coding sequence ATGGTCTCTCTGGAGCAGGCCGAACAGATCGCGGCCGCGATCGAGGTACCTGACTGGGTCTTGACAAAGtctgcggcgctggtgtACAGCTGCTTCGGCTCCGCCGCCAATGCTTTTGAAAGCAGTATCAAGATCAACTTCCCGGCGCAGCATGCGTTCGTGGAGGCGTggatgcgcgcgcgctcccACCCTTTTGCGGAGCGCCTGCCGTACCTGAATCCGTGGCACGTTATCGCCTCGATACTGGCCTACCTCTCCTTGATTGTCACCTTGCGCCTGTTGCATCGTGTACTCGGTAAGTTCTCGTGCCGCACTCTCGGATTGGTGCACAACCTCGGTCTCCATCTTCTCTCGTTGTACATGAGCCTTGGTCTCATGatcagcgcgcgcgccgcgggGTACTCGCTCTGGAACAACGCGGTCGGCACCTCCCCGGCTGAGTGGCGCATTGCGAAGCTGATCTGGCTCTTCTATGTCTCGAAGGTGGTGGAATGGGTGGACACGGTAATTATGTTATTAAAGCAGAACTACCACCAGGTCACCTTCCTGCACGTGTATCACCACACGACGGTTTTTGTGCTGTGGTGGCTGGCGTTGCTGGTCGCTCCTGGCGGCGAGTCGTACTACAGCGCCATGGTGAACTCTGGCGTCCACGTTTTCATGTACGGGTACTACTTTCTCACGCTGCTCTTCCCATCCGGCATCGTGCGCGACGTCTTGAGCAAGTTCAAGTTTGCCATTACGAAGGGCCAGATGTGGCAGTTCGTCTTCAACTGCCTACAGTCCGCGTACGACCTCGTGTGGGTGCCGCGGGAAGAGCTCAAGTAcagcgcggagctgctgcagatccTCTTCTGGTACATGATCTCCCTCTTGGCGCTCTTTGGCAACTTCTTGGTGAAGAACAAGAAGTtctcgcaccgccgctgcgttgATGCCGCGACTGCTTCGGGCGCGAAGGAGGACACGGCGGCGAGGTCCCACGGCGACCGCACCCACAGAACCCGTGTGAAGGCTGGCATGACCAACATGCAACTGGAGAGGCTGAAGAATGAGAAGTCCACGGAGATGAAGCTGCTGATGCGCAAGAACGGCAACGGCAACGGACAAAAAGCGTCGCTCCAGGCCATGGCAGGCAGTCGATGA
- a CDS encoding putative proteasome regulatory non-ATP-ase subunit produces MSALGDLSITVRKIAEDVKSLKAAYEAKNDDQCSKLLADIKRRIIVFPSFLNPGATSNTRSEELSLARDYLELGVLASAHQKDLASFEVYFNQLQLYYSDIGADELPESPQYLMLLGLNLIRLLVCSRIAEFHSEMEKIPFATHGSNLYIRFAVGLERYLMEGSYNKLLTSRKKVPSNEYLPVVEMLEQTVRDEVANCIPESYRQLSIPAAQRILMVDTEAKVREIGAKREWALSADGTHFVFTREDDTLQKEIPFKEMIEQHINFVADLQNIV; encoded by the coding sequence ATGTCCGCCCTCGGCGACTTGTCGATCACCGTGCGAAAGATTGCCGAGGATGTGAAGAGCTTGAAGGCCGCCTACGAAGCCAAAAACGATGACCAGTGCAGCAAGCTTCTGGCGGACATCAAGCGTCGCATCATCGTGTTTCCCAGCTTCCTGAATCCTGGTGCCACCAGCAACACCCGGAGCGAGGAACTGTCGCTTGCACGTGACTACCTTGAGCTCGGCGTCCTGGCCTCGGCGCACCAAAAAGACCTTGCTTCCTTCGAGGTATACTTCAACCAGCTGCAGCTGTACTACAGCGACATCGGCGCCGATGAACTGCCAGAGTCGCCACAGTACCTCATGCTGCTCGGCCTGAACCTCATCCGCCTCCTTGTTTGCAGCCGCATTGCTGAGTTCCACTCCGAGATGGAGAAAATTCCGTTTGCCACGCATGGCTCGAACCTGTACATCCGCTTCGCCGTCGGGCTCGAGCGGTACCTGATGGAAGGTAGTTACAACAAGCTCCTCACTTCACGCAAGAAAGTGCCGTCGAATGAGTACCTGCCTGTCGTGGAGATGCTGGAGCAGACGGTGCGAGACGAGGTCGCCAACTGCATTCCTGAGTCGTACAGGCAGTTGTCCATCCCGGCCGCGCAGCGGATTCTCATGGTGGACACGGAGGCAAAGGTGCGCGAGATTGGCGCGAAGCGGGAATGGGCGCTGTCCGCGGACGGCACGCACTTTGTTTTCACCCGCGAGGACGACACGCTGCAAAAGGAAATCCCTTTCAAGGAGATGATAGAGCAGCACATCAACTTTGTCGCCGACCTGCAGAACATTGTGTGA